The following coding sequences are from one Deltaproteobacteria bacterium window:
- a CDS encoding BAX inhibitor (BI)-1/YccA family protein: AAPMDDALAIRRGTILGALTLYLDFINLFLFLLRFFGSSRE; the protein is encoded by the coding sequence GCCGCGCCCATGGACGACGCCCTGGCCATTCGGCGCGGCACCATCCTGGGCGCGCTGACCCTGTATCTGGACTTCATCAACCTGTTCCTGTTCCTGCTGCGCTTTTTCGGCTCTTCCCGCGAATAA
- the lpxK gene encoding tetraacyldisaccharide 4'-kinase → MTPDRISELQNRFAPVLDPLATGYARLMRFRAGLFASGRLASWRPPAPCVAVGNISWGGTGKTPVVSWLLRWAIDQGLTPAVLTRGYGGHPPRAPYEVELSSPAREAGDEPLMLKRAHPRARIMVDPNRVRGGRACTGDAPGLYILDDGFQHLRVRRDVNLCLLCPRDLDVGWNKVIPAGTWREDATALKRADAFLVNRMFGEDDCLETLARIKLTGLGKPIFFFQVVARHIANSVSGEIRDSLQGERYLLVTGIANPRKAPQTFKRDLGEMPVHHLIFSDHHPFSLTDWQTITNRAERARCAYILCTPKDAVK, encoded by the coding sequence ATGACTCCAGACCGCATTTCGGAACTGCAAAACCGCTTCGCGCCCGTTCTCGATCCCCTGGCCACCGGCTATGCCCGGCTCATGCGTTTTCGGGCCGGGCTGTTCGCGTCCGGCCGGTTGGCGTCCTGGCGACCGCCCGCGCCCTGTGTCGCCGTGGGCAATATCTCCTGGGGCGGCACGGGCAAAACGCCCGTCGTGTCCTGGTTGCTGCGCTGGGCCATCGACCAGGGCCTGACCCCGGCCGTGCTGACCCGTGGCTATGGCGGCCATCCGCCACGCGCGCCCTATGAGGTGGAGCTGTCCAGCCCGGCCCGCGAGGCCGGCGACGAACCGCTGATGCTCAAGCGCGCCCATCCCAGGGCCCGGATCATGGTCGATCCCAACCGGGTGCGCGGCGGTCGGGCCTGCACCGGCGACGCGCCGGGGCTGTACATTCTGGACGACGGCTTCCAGCATCTGCGCGTGCGGCGCGACGTGAACCTGTGCCTGCTCTGCCCGCGGGATCTGGACGTGGGCTGGAACAAGGTCATTCCGGCCGGAACCTGGCGCGAGGACGCCACGGCCCTGAAGCGCGCCGATGCCTTTCTGGTCAATCGCATGTTCGGCGAGGACGACTGTCTGGAAACCCTGGCCCGCATCAAATTGACCGGCCTGGGCAAGCCCATTTTCTTTTTCCAGGTCGTGGCCCGGCACATCGCCAACAGCGTCAGCGGCGAAATCCGCGACAGCCTCCAGGGCGAACGCTATCTCTTGGTCACGGGCATCGCCAACCCGCGCAAGGCCCCTCAGACCTTCAAGCGCGATCTGGGCGAGATGCCGGTGCACCATCTTATTTTTTCGGACCATCACCCTTTTTCCCTGACGGACTGGCAGACCATCACCAACCGGGCCGAGCGGGCGCGTTGCGCCTACATCCTGTGCACGCCCAAGGATGCCGTCAAA